From a single Leishmania mexicana MHOM/GT/2001/U1103 complete genome, chromosome 7 genomic region:
- a CDS encoding putative vacuolar-type Ca2+-ATPase, with translation MAPLNARDVVVHTEPPQGCMAAAAVPPTATTGTFTPAERAIGGDIQMPLEAIFARANEAAPMYEKLGKVEGIANTLHTSLKNGVDASTAEARRAFFGKNALPEEPPLTFWEMYKASWEDSMIRLLTVAAIVSLILGLTVPDPGQTEVNYKTGWIEGFAIICSVIIVTTVTSVNDYNKERRFHKLTEENSAQPVRVRRGGKDVTIDVTEIVVGDIVNLSPGLVVPVDGFYVTGMSVVIDESSVTGENDPKRKSANAPIILTGTVVNTAEDAYMLACAVGERSFGGKLLMESRGAGAPRPTPLQERLDELADLIGRIGLGAAILLFALLSLMEAVRMLQHNPGASYRHFLDYFLLCITIIVVAVPEGLPLAVTIALAYSQNKMHDDNNQVRRLRACETMGSATQICSDKTGTLTQNLMSVVQGYVGMQHFSVKRPGDLPEPVPLSGMCATSLRQLREGIAINSSSEKVVSTTDKEGHTVAPYWQWVADKGNKTDNALLDFVDRVAMTEAEARDMGSRPHQRIREASRQRGFTIFPFTSDRKRMSAVVRQEDGTLVHHVKGGSDRILPLCDRYVNEAGDEVPMTDEARARIAQQVKKLADMANRTIGVAYAVLGGTELPEDEPTESLVWLSLLGIQDPLRPEVADAVMKCQAAGVTVRMCTGDNIDTAVAISRQCGIFNRSRGDLAMTGQDFRNLVYDAYGDDERMAKFWPVLDHMTVMARSQPLDKQLLVLMLMTRGEVVAVTGDGTNDAPALRLANVGFVMRSGTDIAVKSADIVLLDDNFRSVQRAVVWGRCVNDNIRKFLQLQLTVNYVSVALTFIGSLMAGGRSSPLTTVQLLWVNLIMDTLAALALATEEPTEECLRRQPIHRKAPLVSRRMHMTITLIAVYHLILALVLQVFGYRWFGLERYSREHQTIVFNVFVFGALFQMFNCRKLYDEVDFFEGFERSKPFIGVVSFCFLFQIIAVQTFGDFMEVCRLRFSEWTVTILLTFATIPLGMMSRLIPVEEAHFEREFDPENIDEDARQFLVKLAKDVERTADERAGRSGEALSKAKRARVLSLWYRAYAEHVGTLRVVNAFRRAHFDRDMTSELSRNVYRQMVEFTSPNP, from the coding sequence ATGGCGCCACTTAACGCGAGAGATGTCGTGGTGCACACAGAGCCACCGCAGGGTTGcatggcggccgccgcggtgccgccgacaGCAACGACTGGCACCTTTACCCCCGCGGAGCGTGCCATCGGTGGCGACATTCAGATGCCGTTAGAGGCGATCTTCGCCCGCGCCAACGAGGCAGCGCCGATGTACGAAAAGCTCGGCAAGGTAGAGGGCATCGCGAACACGCTGCACACGTCCCTGAAGAACGGCGTAGATGCGAGcaccgcggaggcgcgccgcgcttTCTTTGGCAAGAACGCACTGCCGGAGGAACCGCCGCTGACCTTCTGGGAGATGTACAAGGCCTCCTGGGAGGACAGCATGATCCGcctgctgacggtggcggccaTCGTGTCGCTCATCCTGGGCCTCACTGTGCCGGATCCCGGCCAGACGGAGGTGAACTACAAGACGGGCTGGATCGAGGGCTTTGCCATCATCTGCTCTGTTATCATCGTGACCACCGTGACATCCGTTAACGACTATAACAAGGAGAGGAGGTTCCACAAGCTGACGGAGGAGAACTCCGCGCAGCCGGTTCGCGTGCGTCGCGGCGGAAAAGATGTCACGATCGATGTGACGGAGATCGTCGTGGGCGATATCGTGAACCTGTCGCCCGGGCTTGTGGTGCCTGTGGATGGGTTCTACGTGACGGGCATGAGTGTCGTGATCGACGAGAGCAGCGTGACGGGGGAGAATGACccgaagaggaagagcgcgAACGCGCCGATCATCTTGACGGGGACTGTGGTGAACACTGCGGAGGATGCGTACATGCTTGCGTGTGCCGTGGGTGAGCGCTCGTTCGGCGGCAAGCTGCTGATGGAGtcgcgcggcgctggtgcgcctcgcccgacgccgctgcaggagcgcctgGACGAGCTTGCCGACCTCATCGGTCGCATCGGTCTCGGCGCTGCGATCCTACTGTTCGCCTTGCTGTCCTTGATGGAGGCGGTCCGGATGCTGCAGCACAATCCGGGAGCCTCGTACCGCCACTTCCTCGACTACTTTCTTCTCTGCATCACCATCATCGTGGTGGCCGTGCCGGAGGGTCTTCCGCTGGCCGTGACGATCGCGCTTGCCTACTCTCAGAACAAGATGCACGACGACAACAACcaggtgcgccgcctgcgcgcgtgcgagaCGATGGGGAGCGCGACACAGATTTGCAGCGACAAGACAGGCACGCTGACGCAGAACCTGATGAGCGTGGTGCAGGGCTACGTTGGCATGCAGCACTTTTCCGTGAAGCGTCCTGGCGACTTGCcggagccggtgccgctgtctGGCATGTGCGCGACCtcgctccgccagctccgcgagGGCATTGCGATCAACAGCTCGAGCGAGAAGGTTGTGAGCACGACGGACAAGGAGGGCCACACGGTTGCGCCGTACTGGCAGTGGGTGGCGGACAAGGGCAACAAGACGGACAACGCGCTGCTGGACTTTGTGGACCGCGTTGCgatgacggaggcggaggcgcgcgacATGGGGTCGCGGCCGCACCAGCGGATCCGCGAGGCGAGCCGGCAGCGCGGGTTCACGATCTTCCCGTTCACGAGCGACCGGAAGCGGATGAGCGCTGTTGTGCGGCAGGAGGACGGGACGCTGGTGCACCACGTGAAGGGCGGGTCCGACCGTATCCTGCCGCTGTGCGACCGGTACGTGAACGAGGCGGGCGACGAGGTGCCCATGACGGACGAGGCGCGGGCGCGCATTGCGCAGCAGGTGAAGAAGCTGGCGGACATGGCGAACCGCACCATCGGTGTCGCGTACGCGGTGCTTGGCGGCACTGAGCTTCCCGAGGATGAGCCGACCGAGAGTTTGGTATGGCTGTCCCTACTGGGCATCCAGGACCCGCTGCGgccggaggtggcggacGCCGTGATGAAGTGCCAGGCGGCGGGGGTGAcggtgcgcatgtgcacagGTGACAACATCGATACGGCGGTGGCCATCTCACGCCAGTGCGGCATCTTCAACCGCTCTCGCGGCGACCTTGCGATGACTGGCCAGGACTTCCGCAATCTTGTGTACGACGCatacggcgacgacgagcgCATGGCGAAGTTCTGGCCGGTGCTGGACCACATGACGGTGATGGCGCGCTCGCAGCCGCTGGACAAGCAGCTCCTTGTGCTGATGCTGATGACGCGCGGCGAGGTTGTCGCTGTGACTGGCGACGGCACGAACGACgcgcctgcgctgcgccttgcGAACGTTGGGTTCGTGATGCGGAGCGGGACGGACATTGCGGTGAAGTCTGCGGACattgtgctgctggacgacaACTTCCGCTctgtgcagcgcgccgtTGTGTGGGGCCGGTGCGTGAACGACAACATCCGCAAgttcctgcagctgcagctgacgGTGAACTACGTGTCCGTGGCGCTGACGTTCATCGGGTCGCTCATGGCGGGCGGCCGttcgtcgccgctgacgacGGTGCAGTTGCTGTGGGTGAACCTGATCATGGACACACTGGCCGCCTTGGCGCTTGCGACGGAGGAGCCGACCGAGGAGTGCCTGAGACGGCAGCCCATTCACCGCAAGGCGCCGCTGGTTTCGCGCCGCATGCACATGACGATCACGCTGATTGCTGTGTACCACCTGATTCTCGCACTCGTGTTGCAGGTGTTTGGTTACCGGTGGTTCGGGCTGGAGCGCTACAGCCGTGAGCATCAGACAATCGTCTTCAACGTGTTTGTGTTCGGTGCCTTGTTCCAGATGTTCAACTGCCGCAAGCTGTACGATGAAGTCGACTTCTTCGAGGGCTTTGAGCGGTCGAAGCCGTTCATCGGCGTTGTCAGCTTCTGCTTCCTCTTTCAGATTATCGCCGTGCAGACGTTCGGCGACTTCATGGAGGTGTGTCGGCTGCGGTTCTCGGAGTGGACGGTGACGATCTTGCTGACCTTCGCCACAATCCCGCTCGGCATGATGTCGAGGTTGATTCccgtcgaggaggcgcactTCGAGCGCGAGTTCGACCCGGAGAACATTGACGAGGACGCTAGACAGTTCTTGGTGAAGTTGGCCAAGGACGTGGAGCGCACCGCGGACGAGCGCGCGGGGCGGTCTGGTGAGGCGCTGAGCAAGGCGaagcgtgcgcgtgtactAAGCCTGTGGTACCGCGCGTATGCCGAGCATGTGGGTACGCTGCGGGTCGTCAACGCCTTCCGCCGCGCGCACTTCGATCGCGACATGACGTCGGAGTTGTCGCGCAATGTGTACCGCCAGATGGTCGAGTTCACCTCACCGAATCCGTGA
- a CDS encoding putative vacuolar-type Ca2+-ATPase, giving the protein MRATEMEDHHAPVPLSAATSTSRSYGTYSYDVHEYDRMRKVDLASSVRQRFPRRSDTVTMGGEHFGAGIQDSLEDIFACANEAAPMYEKLGKVEGIANTLHTSLKNGVDASTAEARRAFFGKNALPEEPPLTFWEMYKASWEDSMIRLLTVAAIVSLILGLTVPDPGQTEVNYKTGWIEGFAIICSVIIVTTVTSVNDYNKERRFHKLTEENSAQPVRVRRGGKDVTIDVTEIVVGDIVNLSPGLVVPVDGFYVTGMSVVIDESSVTGENDPKRKSANAPIILTGTVVNTAEDAYMLACAVGERSFGGKLLMESRGAGAPRPTPLQERLDELADLIGRIGLGAAILLFALLSLMEAVRMLQHNPGASYRHFLDYFLLCITIIVVAVPEGLPLAVTIALAYSQNKMHDDNNQVRRLRACETMGSATQICSDKTGTLTQNLMSVVQGYVGMQHFSVKRPGDLPEPVPLSGMCATSLRQLREGIAINSSSEKVVSTTDKEGHTVAPYWQWVADKGNKTDNALLDFVDRVAMTEAEARDMGSRPHQRIREASRQRGFTIFPFTSDRKRMSAVVRQEDGTLVHHVKGGSDRILPLCDRYVNEAGDEVPMTDEARARIAQQVKKLADMANRTIGVAYAVLGGTELPEDEPTESLVWLSLLGIQDPLRPEVADAVMKCQAAGVTVRMCTGDNIDTAVAISRQCGIFNPYYGDLAMTGQDFRNLVYDAYGDDERMAKFWPVLDHMTVMARSQPLDKQLLVLMLMTRGEVVAVTGDGTNDAPALRLANVGFVMRSGTDIAVKSADIVLLDDNFRSVQRAVVWGRCVNDNIRKFLQLQLTVNYVSVALTFIGSLMAGGRSSPLTTVQLLWVNLIMDTLAALALATEEPTEECLRRQPIHRKAPLVSRRMHMTIFTVAAYMLGLTLSLQVYGHAWFKAGPVDGVEHQTIVFNVFVFGALFQMFNCRKLYDELNVLEGIWCRSGPFIGVVSFCFLFQVIAVQTFGDFMEVTALRSEEWLACVILATGVLFIGFVARLIPVCEPQFEKAFDGSMLDEDAKAMLARLDNAVTKAQAATDEYKEGIYLEKARRLRARALWSEARHHHLNVSRIVKAFRRRRAERIEEGSLLSVM; this is encoded by the coding sequence ATGCGCGCAACCGAGATGGAGGACCATCACGCCCCGGTGCCGCTGTCAGCGGCGACTAGCACCTCTCGCTCTTACGGCACGTACAGCTACGACGTTCACGAGTATGACCGCATGCGGAAAGTGGACCTCGCCTCCTCGGTGCGCCAGCGCTTTCCCAGGCGCTCCGACACGGTGACCATGGGCGGCGAGCACTTCGGTGCGGGAATACAAGACTCGCTCGAGGACATCTTCGCCTGTGCCAACGAGGCAGCGCCGATGTACGAAAAGCTCGGCAAGGTAGAGGGCATCGCGAACACGCTGCACACGTCCCTGAAGAACGGCGTAGATGCGAGcaccgcggaggcgcgccgcgcttTCTTTGGCAAGAACGCACTGCCGGAGGAACCGCCGCTGACCTTCTGGGAGATGTACAAGGCCTCCTGGGAGGACAGCATGATCCGcctgctgacggtggcggccaTCGTGTCGCTCATCCTGGGCCTCACTGTGCCGGATCCCGGCCAGACGGAGGTGAACTACAAGACGGGCTGGATCGAGGGCTTTGCCATCATCTGCTCTGTTATCATCGTGACCACCGTGACATCCGTTAACGACTATAACAAGGAGAGGAGGTTCCACAAGCTGACGGAGGAGAACTCCGCGCAGCCGGTTCGCGTGCGTCGCGGCGGAAAAGATGTCACGATCGATGTGACGGAGATCGTCGTGGGCGATATCGTGAACCTGTCGCCCGGGCTTGTGGTGCCTGTGGATGGGTTCTACGTGACGGGCATGAGTGTCGTGATCGACGAGAGCAGCGTGACGGGGGAGAATGACccgaagaggaagagcgcgAACGCGCCGATCATCTTGACGGGGACTGTGGTGAACACTGCGGAGGATGCGTACATGCTTGCGTGTGCCGTGGGTGAGCGCTCGTTCGGCGGCAAGCTGCTGATGGAGtcgcgcggcgctggtgcgcctcgcccgacgccgctgcaggagcgcctgGACGAGCTTGCCGACCTCATCGGTCGCATCGGTCTCGGCGCTGCGATCCTACTGTTCGCCTTGCTGTCCTTGATGGAGGCGGTCCGGATGCTGCAGCACAATCCGGGAGCCTCGTACCGCCACTTCCTCGACTACTTTCTTCTCTGCATCACCATCATCGTGGTGGCCGTGCCGGAGGGTCTTCCGCTGGCCGTGACGATCGCGCTTGCCTACTCTCAGAACAAGATGCACGACGACAACAACcaggtgcgccgcctgcgcgcgtgcgagaCGATGGGGAGCGCGACACAGATTTGCAGCGACAAGACAGGCACGCTGACGCAGAACCTGATGAGCGTGGTGCAGGGCTACGTTGGCATGCAGCACTTTTCCGTGAAGCGTCCTGGCGACTTGCcggagccggtgccgctgtctGGCATGTGCGCGACCtcgctccgccagctccgcgagGGCATTGCGATCAACAGCTCGAGCGAGAAGGTTGTGAGCACGACGGACAAGGAGGGCCACACGGTTGCGCCGTACTGGCAGTGGGTGGCGGACAAGGGCAACAAGACGGACAACGCGCTGCTGGACTTTGTGGACCGCGTTGCgatgacggaggcggaggcgcgcgacATGGGGTCGCGGCCGCACCAGCGGATCCGCGAGGCGAGCCGGCAGCGCGGGTTCACGATCTTCCCGTTCACGAGCGACCGGAAGCGGATGAGCGCTGTTGTGCGGCAGGAGGACGGGACGCTGGTGCACCACGTGAAGGGCGGGTCCGACCGTATCCTGCCGCTGTGCGACCGGTACGTGAACGAGGCGGGCGACGAGGTGCCCATGACGGACGAGGCGCGGGCGCGCATTGCGCAGCAGGTGAAGAAGCTGGCGGACATGGCGAACCGCACCATCGGTGTCGCGTACGCGGTGCTTGGCGGCACTGAGCTTCCCGAGGATGAGCCGACCGAGAGTTTGGTATGGCTGTCCCTACTGGGCATCCAGGACCCGCTGCGgccggaggtggcggacGCCGTGATGAAGTGCCAGGCGGCGGGGGTGAcggtgcgcatgtgcacagGTGACAACATCGATACGGCGGTGGCCATCTCACGCCAGTGCGGCATCTTTAACCCCTACTACGGCGACCTTGCGATGACTGGCCAGGACTTCCGCAATCTTGTGTACGACGCatacggcgacgacgagcgCATGGCGAAGTTCTGGCCGGTGCTGGACCACATGACGGTGATGGCGCGCTCGCAGCCGCTGGACAAGCAGCTCCTTGTGCTGATGCTGATGACGCGCGGCGAGGTTGTCGCTGTGACTGGCGACGGCACGAACGACgcgcctgcgctgcgccttgcGAACGTTGGGTTCGTGATGCGGAGCGGGACGGACATTGCGGTGAAGTCTGCGGACattgtgctgctggacgacaACTTCCGCTctgtgcagcgcgccgtTGTGTGGGGCCGGTGCGTGAACGACAACATCCGCAAgttcctgcagctgcagttGACGGTGAACTACGTGTCCGTGGCGCTGACGTTCATCGGGTCGCTCATGGCGGGCGGCCGttcgtcgccgctgacgacGGTGCAGTTGCTGTGGGTGAACCTGATCATGGACACACTGGCCGCCTTGGCGCTTGCGACGGAGGAGCCGACCGAGGAGTGCCTGAGACGGCAGCCCATTCACCGCAAGGCGCCGCTGGTCTCGCGCCGCATGCACATGACCATATTCACTGTAGCCGCTTACATGCTGGGTCTCACGCTAAGTCTGCAGGTGTACGGACACGCCTGGTTTAAGGCGGGCCCGGTCGACGGCGTTGAGCATCAGACAATCGTCTTCAACGTGTTTGTGTTCGGTGCCTTGTTCCAGATGTTCAACTGCCGCAAGCTGTACGATGAGCTGAACGTGCTGGAGGGCATATGGTGCCGCTCAGGACCCTTCATCGGCGTTGTCAGCTTCTGCTTCCTCTTTCAGGTTATCGCCGTGCAGACGTTCGGCGACTTCATGGAGGTCACCGCCCTTCGGTCGGAGGAGTGGCTTGCATGCGTGATCCTGGCCACCGGCGTGCTCTTCATCGGCTTCGTGGCTCGACTCATTCCTGTTTGCGAGCCGCAGTTTGAGAAGGCGTTCGACGGCAGCATgctcgacgaggacgccAAGGCGATGCTGGCGAGACTCGACAACGCGGTCACcaaggcgcaggcggcgactGACGAGTACAAGGAGGGCATCTACCTTGAGAAGGCGCGCCGGCTTCGAGCGCGTGCCCTGTGGAGTGAggcacgccaccaccatctcAACGTGAGCCGTATCGTCAAAGCGTTCCGCCGCCGAAGGGCGGAGAGGATTGAGGAGGGCAGTCTCTTGAGCGTCATGTAA
- a CDS encoding putative 40S ribosomal protein S9: MRNYNNFNRVWKAPRRPFEKERLDREMKLCGQYGLRCKREIWRVNMTLSKMRRTARLLLTLPENHPRRLLEGSAIMRRCHEYGFLDEEKDKLDYVLSLTVPDILERRLQTIVFKAGLAKSVHHARVLIQQRHIAVAKQIVTIPSFIVRVSSERHIAFADASPFGNGRPGRVKRVRAKAAKRRAGGDDDE, encoded by the coding sequence ATGCGCAACTACAACAACTTCAACCGCGTGTGGAAggcgccgcgccgtccgTTCGAGAAGGAGCGCCTCGACCGCGAGATGAAGCTGTGCGGGCAGTACGGTCTGCGCTGCAAGCGTGAGATCTGGCGCGTGAACATGACGCTGTCCAAGATGCGCCGCACGGCccgcctgctgctgacgctgccggagaaccacccccgccgcctgCTGGAGGGTTCCGCCAtcatgcgccgctgccacgagTATGGCTTCCTcgacgaggagaaggacaAGCTGGATTACGTGCTGTCGCTGACGGTGCCGGACATTCtcgagcgccgcctgcagaCCATCGTCTTCAAGGCCGGTCTCGCCAAGTCCGTGCACCACGCCCGCGTCCTGattcagcagcgccacatcgccgtcgccaagCAGATTGTGACGATCCCGTCCTTCATCGTGCGCGTGAGCAGTGAGCGCCACATCGCCTTCGCTGACGCTTCGCCGTTCGGCAACGGCCGCCCTGGCCGCGTcaagcgtgtgcgcgcgaagGCCGCcaagcgccgcgccggcggcgacgacgacgagtaA